Proteins from a genomic interval of Lolium perenne isolate Kyuss_39 chromosome 1, Kyuss_2.0, whole genome shotgun sequence:
- the LOC127322676 gene encoding pentatricopeptide repeat-containing protein At2g46050, mitochondrial-like: MKTCLMWPRGFLSRLLLRATAGATDGQACARIHALLVKSGHASDTRLATALADAYAKSGLVAPARMVFDETPRRDLVLWSVMISCYSSHGMLQHSWALFAAMRRSAGLSGDGFTFSALLSGRALSSSCSHHHPGILAHGLVLRLGLHLDLVVATALLDMYAKCGRVAEARRVFDAMLLRNSVSWNAMIVCYGQHGGGKEALQLFVSMLRNDDGCCCRADELTLASLLSSCANMAAAYEATQLHAYALKRGLQGYLQVANALIMAYGKNGFLLQSTQTFATIRSPDIVSWSSMVSSFAYLGCAKSAIRVFETMLCQGVRPDGIAFLGVLSACSHAGLIQDGLKYFLAMTKDYRIDPCPQHLACLVDLLGRAGRVQDAYNVLLNMSCQTNTDVIGAFLAACKTRGNIQLAKWAADRLLGLEPNESANYLLISNAYAAAGAWSELAKVRSHMRNMCGSKVPGCSWIEVGGKVQTFVSNDISLQQSTEMLHMMDIIVTFVKKEFNEDTISKESDLVSEWC; the protein is encoded by the coding sequence ATGAAAACATGTCTGATGTGGCCGCGCGGCTTCCTCTCGCGTCTTCTCCTCCGCGCGACCGCCGGCGCCACGGACGGCCAGGCCTGCGCGCGCATCCACGCGCTCCTCGTCAAGTCCGGGCACGCCTCCGACACTCGCCTGGCCACCGCGCTCGCCGACGCCTACGCCAAGTCGGGCCTCGTCGCGCCCGCGCGCATGGTGTTCGACGAGACGCCGCGCCGGGACCTCGTGCTCTGGAGCGTCATGATCTCCTGCTACTCCTCCCACGGCATGCTCCAGCACTCATGGGCGCTCTTCGCCGCCATGCGGAGGAGCGCGGGCCTCTCTGGCGACGGCTTCACCTTCAGCGCCTTGCTGAGCGGCCGcgctctttcatcttcatgcagcCACCACCACCCGGGGATCCTGGCGCATGGCCTTGTTCTCAGGCTGGGCCTCCACCTGGACCTTGTCGTCGCCACCGCGCTCCTCGACATGTACGCAAAGTGCGGCCGGGTCGCTGAAGCTCGCCGGGTGTTTGATGCCATGCTGCTCAGGAACTCCGTCTCTTGGAATGCCATGATTGTCTGCTACGGCCAGCATGGTGGAGGCAAGGAAGCGCTGCAGCTTTTCGTTTCCATGCTCAGGAATGATGATGGGTGCTGCTGTCGGGCCGATGAGCTAACGCTTGCCAGCTTGCTTAGCTCCTGTGCCAACATGGCGGCTGCCTATGAGGCTACCCAGCTTCATGCTTATGCCCTCAAAAGGGGCTTACAGGGATATCTGCAAGTAGCCAACGCTCTGATCATGGCCTATGGTAAGAATGGATTTCTTCTACAATCAACACAAACATTTGCTACCATCCGTAGCCCAGACATAGTTTCATGGTCATCCATGGTTTCATCTTTCGCCTACCTCGGGTGTGCCAAGAGCGCAATCCGTGTGTTTGAGACAATGCTCTGTCAAGGCGTGCGACCTGATGGCATTGCGTTTCTTGGAGTTCTTTCTGCCTGCAGCCATGCTGGGCTCATTCAAGATGGCCTAAAGTATTTTCTTGCAATGACGAAAGATTACCGAATCGATCCATGTCCACAGCATCTTGCTTGTCTGGTTGATCTCCTAGGGAGGGCTGGCAGGGTTCAGGATGCCTACAACGTTTTACTCAACATGTCCTGCCAAACAAACACTGATGTTATTGGAGCTTTCCTTGCTGCCTGCAAGACGCGAGGCAACATTCAGCTGGCAAAGTGGGCTGCTGACAGACTACTTGGTCTAGAACCAAATGAGTCGGCAAATTACCTGCTTATATCTAATGCTTATGCTGCTGCAGGAGCTTGGAGTGAGCTTGCAAAGGTAAGAAGTCATATGAGGAACATGTGTGGCAGCAAGGTTCCCGGCTGTAGCTGGATAGAAGTAGGTGGAAAGGTTCAGACATTTGTCTCCAATGATATTTCGCTTCAACAGTCAACAGAGATGCTACATATGATGGACATAATTGTTACATTCGTGAAAAAAGAGTTCAATGAAGATACTATTTCCAAAGAGTCAGATTTAGTATCAGAATGGTGTTGA